DNA from Campylobacter concisus:
ATAATGGGTGAAGCCTATGCAAAAGAAATTTTAGGCAGAAAAGAGCCAAAAGTAGGTCTTTTGTCAAATGGCGAAGAAGAGAGTAAAGGCAATGAAGTCAGCAAAGAGGCTTTTAAACTAGTTTCTAGACTTGATAGCTTTGTTGGCAATGCAGAGGGCAATCAAATTTTTGATGGTAGCATTGATGTCATGGTCTGCGACGGTTTTATGGGAAATATCCTATTAAAAACGAGCGAAGGCGTCGCTGATGCCATAGGCAAGATCATCAAAAAGCAAGTCAAAAAATCACCCCTTGCTATGGCTGGATCAGTACTTATGAGAAAAGTTTTCAAAACTCTAAAAAAACAGGTCAGTTACGATGAGTATGGCGGTGCTCCGCTTCTTGGCGTAAATGGCTGCGTCATCATAAGTCACGGCAAAAGTAACTCAAAAGCTATAAAAAATGCAATCTTTCAAGCAATTAAATTTGCTAACTCGAATATAAATAAAGTTATAGAAGAAGAACTTTCACACTTTGCAAGGTAAAATATGCCAAAAGCTTCATTGATCTCCATTGCGTCATATGTCCCAGAAAAAATTTTAACAAATTTTGATTTTGAAAAAATGGTCGACACGAGCGATGAGTGGATAGTGAAGCGAACCGGTATAGAGCAAAGACATATCGCAACGACTGAGATAACAAGCGATCTTGGCACAAAAGCTGCCGAGCTAGCTATAAAGCGATCAGGCCTTGAAAAATCACAAATCGATGCAGTGATATGCGCTACGATATCTCCAGATCATCTTTGCATGCCTTCAACCGCTTGTAAGATAGCTGCAAATTTGGATTTAAATTTTGGCATCACAGCTTTTGACATAAGTGCGGCTTGCACTGGCTTTATCTATCTTTTGGAGCTTGCAAATTCCCTTATTACAAGTGGTGCTAAGAAAAATGTTTTGATCATAGGAGCTGAAAAACTAAGCTCGATGATCGACTACACAGATAGAAGCACTTGCATACTTTTTGGTGACGGAGCTGGTGCTGCTGTGATAAGTGCGAGCGAAGAAAACGAGATCATTGACATCCACACTGCAAGCGATGGCAGACAGGCTGAGCTTTTGATAACTCCAGGATGTGGCAGTGCATTTCCAGCTAGCGAAGAGACGCTAAAAAATAGGCTAAATTTCATTCACATGAGCGGAAATGAGGTCTTTAAGATAGCAGTTCAAACGCTTAGCAAAAGCGTGATAGAAATTTTACACGCAAACAAAATGCAAAGCGAAGATATCGACTTTTTCATACCTCATCAAGCAAATATCAGGATAATAGACGCCGTAAAAAACAGGCTAAATTTCACCGACGAGCAGTGCGTTTTGACGGTTGCAAAATACGGCAACACAAGCTCTGCTTCGATCCCGATGGCGATGAATGATGCTTACGAGGATGGACGCATTAAAAATGGTTCAGTTTTACTTCTTGACGCATTTGGTGGTGGCTTTACTTGGGGTTCAGCGATACTAAAATTTGGCGGAAAAAATTTTAGCGATCTCTAAATAGCCGCTTTTGCACCCAAAACTCTAAATTTAATAAAATTTCTACAACACCCTCTATAAATTTTTAAAAATTTCCATTCATTTTCAAATGCATATTAAAATTACAATGTTTTAAATTTTCAGATCTATTTAATTAGAATTTAAATTTTTATGGATATAATTTCGCAATCAATAAAATTTATTATTAAGGAGAAAAAATGTTAGTAACAAAAAAAGCACCTGACTTTACAGCTGCAGCAGTTTTAGGAAACAATCAAATTGTAAATGATTTCAACCTCTACAAAAACATCGGCGAAAAGGGCGCTGTTGTATTTTTCTACCCAATGGACTTTACATTTGTTTGCCCAAGCGAGATCATCGCGTTTGATAAAAGATACGACGAGTTCAAGTCACGCGGTATCGAAGTTATCGCAGTTTCTTGCGACAACCAGTTCTCACACTTTGCATGGAAAGAGACTCCAGTAAATAAAGGCGGTATCGGCAAAGTTCGCTTCCCAATCGTAGCTGACATGACAAAATCAATCGCTCGTGGCTTTGACGTACTTCTAGAAGACGCTGGCGTGGCACTTCGCGGTTCATTCCTACTTGACAAAGATGGCACAGTTCGCCACGCAGTTATAAATGACCTACCACTTGGCAGAAACATCGACGAGATGATCAGAATGGTAGATACTATGCTATTTACAAATGAGCACGGCGAAGTTTGCCCAGCTGGCTGGCACAAAGGTGATTCTGGTATGAAACCAAGCACTGAAGGTGTTGCTGACTACCTTTCACACAACGAAAGCAAACTATAATTATTCAAATTTCTAGGCAGCTTTGCCTAGAAATTCTCTCTCTACACAAATTTAAATATTTTTTTAATATAACTTTATATATGATAGCAATGTTTTAATAAATAACCTTTTTTGGAGACCCCATGGAGTTTAAGGGCAGGCAAGAACTTGTCGAAAATTGCGAGGATTGCATACTTGGTTTAAGAGCTAAATTTATAGATGAGGGCATCAAATTTTGCAGACAATTAACCCTTGTGGTGCCACACGAGCAGATGAAAATTTGCCTTGAGAGTATATTTGATGCGCTACTCATCCAAAAACCAAATGCCACACAAATTCGCGACGACTTAAACAGCCTAATACCAAAACTAAACGCGAAAGACGAGCTGATAAATTTCCTACTTTTAAATTTGACACTAAATTTTAGTCACGCCTGCGACGATGCAGTCTATGTGGGCTACTTTGTAAATGCCGTCTCAAGGTTGAAAGAAATTTTATATAACGCCGAAAATCATCAAGAGACCACAGTAAAAGAGATGATCGATACTGGCTCATTTTTCTACGAAGATCCGATCAACACATTTACACGCATGAAAAACGCCAAGGTCCGCCCTGAATTTTTAAATTTATACGACGGACTAAATATAAAATACGAAGCCGAAATTTTAGAAGTTAAAGAAGATAGCGTCGTTTTTCGCGTAGATATGATGCAAATTTTAGCCATGAAGCAAGATGGTAAGGGCTTCATCCTACCAAATAGCTTCTTCTCAAAGCAACTTCGCGCCGACATCATTGACTACAATATCGCCGATAAAAGCGTCACTCTTTCAAATTTCTCGCGCACAGCGACCATGCATGCAAACAAGAGAAAATTCCAGCGCGTCTTACCAAACCGCTTTACCAAAATTTCTCTAAAAGGAGAGCAAGGCGAGCTTGTTGGCAGCCTTTACGACATCTCAGAGGGCGGCATAAGTATATTGAGCTCACAAGCTACAAATTTTAAAGACGGCGAAGAGTTAGAGGCAAATTTTGACATCTTGCTCTCACCAGATGAAGTAAAAAATGTCTCCTTAAAGCTAAAACTTGTCACAGAGCTAGCATACAAGGGCTACATCAGATACTGCATGCAGCTAGTTGATGATGACAAAACGATAAAAGACTTCACGCAAAAGCGCGTCAAAGAGACGCTTGACGAGCTTCGCTCACGCATAAATTTATACGAATAAGGCAATTAGTGAAAACCATACAAGAAAATTTAAAACTTTTTTACATCGGACTAAAAGACAAAGAGCCATTTTTTTATAAAAACAAGGACCTAACCACCCATGCAGCCATCATTGGTATGACTGGTAGCGGCAAAACAGGCCTTGGTATCACGCTTTTAGAAGAGGCCTGCATAGACAACATCCCCTCTATCATCATCGATCCAAAGGGCGACATCACAAATTTAGCCCTCACCTTTCCGCAGATGAGAGCGGAGGATTTTTTACCTTATGCCGATGAAGCAGAAGCGGCAAACAAAGGTCAAAGCGTAGAGGAATTTGCCGCCTCTCAGGCCGAGCTTTGGAGAAACGGCATAGAGTCTAGCTTTCAAGACCTTGAGCGCGTAAAAATTTTAAAAGATAGTGCTAGCTTTAACATCTACACACCAAAAAGCTCATCTGGCATAGGCGTGGCACTACTTAGCGACTTTGCTTGCCCAAATATTAGTGACGAAGAAATTTTTAGCAACTATATAAATTCACTCGCAGCGTCAGTGCTCTCGCTTATTGGCATGAGTTCTGAGGATATGAGCTCAAAAGAACAGCTGCTAATATCCACTATATTTGAGAGCAAATTTAAAGAGCAAAAAGACGTCAGCATCGAAGAGCTCATAAATTTCATAGCAAATCCGCCGTTTAAAAAGATAGGCGTTTTTGACGTGGATACCTTCTATCCAAGCAGTGAGCGTCTAAAGCTTGCCATAAAGATAAACGCACTCATCGCAAGCCCAAGTTTTAAGGGCTGGACGCAGGGCGTTAGACTTGAAATTTCAAAGATGCTTTTTGACGAAAATGGCAAAGCAAAGTGCAATATCTTTACGATCTCACACCTAAATGACGCTGAGAGGATGTTTTTTGTCACGCTTTTACTAAACGAGATCATCGCGTGGATGCGTGGCACAGAGGGCACTAGCTCACTTAGAGCGATCCTATATATGGATGAAATTTTTGGCTTTTTCCCGCCAAACGCAAATCCGCCGTCAAAAACGCCTATGCTCACGCTTTTAAAACAAGCCCGTGCATTTGGTCTTGGCTGCGTTTTAAGCACGCAAAACCCGGTCGATCTTGACTACAAAGGCCTTAGCAACATCGGCACTTGGTTCATCGGTCGCCTCCAAACAGCGCAGGATAAAGCCCGCGTGATCGACGGCCTAAGCGGCATCGCAGGCTCAAACCTAGACAAAGCCTCACTTGAAAATCTCATATCAAATTTAGCCAAAAGAAATTTCTTACTCAAAAATATAAACGAGGACGGCTTAAATGTCATCTCCACGCGCTGGGCACTTAGCTATCTAAAAGGCCCGCTAAGCCGTGAGCAAATTTCAAATTTAATGAAAGATAAAAAAGAGAATTTAAACAGCCAAAATATAGATAAAAGCGAGATGAAATTTAGTGCAA
Protein-coding regions in this window:
- a CDS encoding ATP-binding protein, which codes for MKTIQENLKLFYIGLKDKEPFFYKNKDLTTHAAIIGMTGSGKTGLGITLLEEACIDNIPSIIIDPKGDITNLALTFPQMRAEDFLPYADEAEAANKGQSVEEFAASQAELWRNGIESSFQDLERVKILKDSASFNIYTPKSSSGIGVALLSDFACPNISDEEIFSNYINSLAASVLSLIGMSSEDMSSKEQLLISTIFESKFKEQKDVSIEELINFIANPPFKKIGVFDVDTFYPSSERLKLAIKINALIASPSFKGWTQGVRLEISKMLFDENGKAKCNIFTISHLNDAERMFFVTLLLNEIIAWMRGTEGTSSLRAILYMDEIFGFFPPNANPPSKTPMLTLLKQARAFGLGCVLSTQNPVDLDYKGLSNIGTWFIGRLQTAQDKARVIDGLSGIAGSNLDKASLENLISNLAKRNFLLKNINEDGLNVISTRWALSYLKGPLSREQISNLMKDKKENLNSQNIDKSEMKFSAKPIISNAITQLYASSKSLTPNLLASAKVRIYDAKKGIDSVCEVSYLYELSENDKEPNWSEASEGMHVDASENEPSGASFAAVPNFITSAKNFDALEKDFKEFLYRNFKFNTFEAMGIYSKENESKEEFFIRLQDKCNEILEEQTAKLTAKFEKEQKSLQDKLNKALAKLDKEQKDMTASGLDAAINIGASIFGAIFGNKLLSRQNAGKIASSARSANKVLKERSDVKLSEQSVNDINLAISELEEKFAKECDALKEANDIKNITINETQISPKKSDIYDEKVVLLWR
- a CDS encoding beta-ketoacyl-ACP synthase III, whose product is MPKASLISIASYVPEKILTNFDFEKMVDTSDEWIVKRTGIEQRHIATTEITSDLGTKAAELAIKRSGLEKSQIDAVICATISPDHLCMPSTACKIAANLDLNFGITAFDISAACTGFIYLLELANSLITSGAKKNVLIIGAEKLSSMIDYTDRSTCILFGDGAGAAVISASEENEIIDIHTASDGRQAELLITPGCGSAFPASEETLKNRLNFIHMSGNEVFKIAVQTLSKSVIEILHANKMQSEDIDFFIPHQANIRIIDAVKNRLNFTDEQCVLTVAKYGNTSSASIPMAMNDAYEDGRIKNGSVLLLDAFGGGFTWGSAILKFGGKNFSDL
- a CDS encoding peroxiredoxin; protein product: MLVTKKAPDFTAAAVLGNNQIVNDFNLYKNIGEKGAVVFFYPMDFTFVCPSEIIAFDKRYDEFKSRGIEVIAVSCDNQFSHFAWKETPVNKGGIGKVRFPIVADMTKSIARGFDVLLEDAGVALRGSFLLDKDGTVRHAVINDLPLGRNIDEMIRMVDTMLFTNEHGEVCPAGWHKGDSGMKPSTEGVADYLSHNESKL
- the plsX gene encoding phosphate acyltransferase PlsX, translating into MIRIAIDAMGGDFGADPIISGVIEALKETEFKAVLVGDSNAIKPLIPQPYLKNIEFIEATEVISMADGATDALKRKDSTIYKAVELLKEKEVDAVVSAGHSGATMSLATLRVGRLKNVSRPAIATLMPNSKETATLVLDVGANVDCRSEHLFQFAIMGEAYAKEILGRKEPKVGLLSNGEEESKGNEVSKEAFKLVSRLDSFVGNAEGNQIFDGSIDVMVCDGFMGNILLKTSEGVADAIGKIIKKQVKKSPLAMAGSVLMRKVFKTLKKQVSYDEYGGAPLLGVNGCVIISHGKSNSKAIKNAIFQAIKFANSNINKVIEEELSHFAR
- a CDS encoding PilZ domain-containing protein, producing the protein MEFKGRQELVENCEDCILGLRAKFIDEGIKFCRQLTLVVPHEQMKICLESIFDALLIQKPNATQIRDDLNSLIPKLNAKDELINFLLLNLTLNFSHACDDAVYVGYFVNAVSRLKEILYNAENHQETTVKEMIDTGSFFYEDPINTFTRMKNAKVRPEFLNLYDGLNIKYEAEILEVKEDSVVFRVDMMQILAMKQDGKGFILPNSFFSKQLRADIIDYNIADKSVTLSNFSRTATMHANKRKFQRVLPNRFTKISLKGEQGELVGSLYDISEGGISILSSQATNFKDGEELEANFDILLSPDEVKNVSLKLKLVTELAYKGYIRYCMQLVDDDKTIKDFTQKRVKETLDELRSRINLYE